A stretch of the Vibrio aquimaris genome encodes the following:
- a CDS encoding thiol-disulfide oxidoreductase DCC family protein codes for MSKLTLFYDGTCPLCAKEMRAIRAKDSHGEITTIDIYSEAFSKYPDIDPVAANKILHAVDDSGRLWLGLDAAYRAWDILGRGWMYAPLRWRLIKPVADRLYLYFANNRYRISYLFTGTSRCDSQCVINPSQGDKQ; via the coding sequence ATGAGCAAATTAACACTATTTTACGACGGGACGTGCCCGCTTTGCGCTAAAGAAATGCGTGCTATTCGAGCTAAAGATAGTCATGGCGAGATAACGACTATCGATATTTATAGTGAGGCTTTTAGCAAATACCCAGACATTGACCCTGTGGCTGCCAATAAAATACTCCATGCGGTAGATGATAGTGGGCGGCTCTGGCTCGGTTTGGATGCCGCTTATCGAGCATGGGATATTCTGGGCCGAGGCTGGATGTATGCTCCTTTAAGGTGGCGCTTGATCAAACCAGTAGCTGATAGGCTTTATTTGTATTTCGCTAATAACCGTTATCGCATTTCGTATCTGTTTACTGGTACATCACGCTGTGATAGTCAATGCGTCATTAATCCCAGCCAAGGGGACAAACAGTAA
- a CDS encoding YggS family pyridoxal phosphate-dependent enzyme, which yields MDNMTNACINFERIRSDLNPLTKLLAVSKSQPFEVIEPVLRQGHRLFGESRVEEAFEKWAPIKSTYGDIQLHYIGKLQSRKIGKIVQLFDVIQTVESISSLEKVAMNAEKYAKLQKVMIQINIGNEPQKSGVSIDDFHQLYERAIELKAVHLDGIMCIPPNTDQVRCYFESMKEIATEYQLESISMGMSQDYIEAINCGSTMIRVGRGIFGERNAK from the coding sequence ATGGATAATATGACAAACGCCTGTATAAACTTTGAGCGTATTCGTTCAGATTTGAATCCATTGACAAAACTCCTAGCGGTATCGAAGTCACAGCCATTTGAGGTTATTGAGCCAGTGCTGAGACAAGGACACCGGCTGTTTGGTGAAAGTCGTGTCGAAGAAGCGTTTGAGAAGTGGGCTCCTATAAAGTCAACGTATGGTGATATTCAATTGCATTACATAGGCAAGCTGCAATCACGTAAAATAGGAAAAATTGTTCAATTATTTGACGTAATACAAACAGTAGAGAGTATTTCTAGCCTTGAAAAAGTTGCGATGAATGCGGAAAAGTACGCCAAATTACAAAAGGTGATGATTCAGATAAATATTGGTAATGAACCTCAAAAAAGTGGTGTTTCGATCGATGATTTTCACCAACTGTACGAAAGAGCAATAGAGCTAAAGGCTGTTCACCTTGATGGTATTATGTGTATTCCACCAAATACTGATCAGGTCAGGTGTTATTTCGAGTCTATGAAAGAAATTGCTACAGAGTACCAACTTGAATCCATTAGTATGGGAATGAGTCAAGACTATATCGAAGCTATAAACTGTGGATCAACGATGATTCGTGTAGGAAGAGGCATTTTTGGAGAAAGAAATGCTAAATAG
- the cspE gene encoding transcription antiterminator/RNA stability regulator CspE gives MSNKTTGSVKWFNETKGFGFITPDNGGADLFVHFRSIATDGFKTLAEGQKVSFNVEQGGKGPQAADVTVL, from the coding sequence ATGTCAAATAAAACAACTGGCTCAGTAAAATGGTTTAATGAAACTAAAGGTTTTGGGTTTATCACTCCAGACAACGGCGGTGCCGACCTATTTGTTCACTTTAGATCAATTGCCACTGATGGCTTTAAAACGCTTGCAGAAGGCCAAAAAGTCTCTTTCAACGTAGAGCAGGGCGGTAAAGGCCCACAAGCTGCTGACGTTACTGTTCTCTAA
- a CDS encoding alpha/beta fold hydrolase: MPDMIYDHFRCIFIYHRGFAECNRDVAHGDASLEKISSDTEAILQNLGVETSWVLGHSGHTYMALDFCHRYPNKVLGCAIVGTALWV; encoded by the coding sequence ATGCCCGATATGATTTACGACCATTTTCGCTGCATTTTCATTTATCACAGAGGGTTCGCCGAGTGTAATCGGGATGTTGCCCATGGTGATGCATCACTTGAGAAGATATCATCAGATACCGAAGCAATTTTGCAAAATCTGGGCGTCGAAACAAGCTGGGTGCTGGGTCATTCCGGTCACACCTATATGGCATTGGATTTTTGTCATCGTTACCCTAACAAAGTACTGGGCTGTGCTATCGTAGGCACGGCGCTCTGGGTATGA
- a CDS encoding DUF2391 family protein, whose product MKYSFNFQDASQIFVGAFALAVPISFSEEAWRLGETLPLLNLVMLFFLSLIFLTLYTFESVFERNIAHRKFVFVLRIIVAYLITALVVILVLLCINKFPLLSDPFVAIKRVIIISMPASMGAIVVDSFDKE is encoded by the coding sequence ATGAAATATAGCTTTAACTTTCAAGATGCAAGTCAAATATTTGTTGGTGCGTTTGCATTAGCCGTCCCAATCTCTTTTTCAGAAGAAGCTTGGCGTTTGGGTGAAACTCTACCATTGCTAAATTTAGTAATGCTGTTCTTTCTGTCACTAATATTTCTCACTTTATATACCTTTGAAAGTGTCTTTGAGCGTAATATTGCCCATCGTAAATTTGTATTTGTACTCCGTATAATTGTCGCTTATCTGATCACTGCTTTAGTGGTTATCTTGGTCTTACTGTGCATCAATAAATTCCCTCTGCTCTCCGACCCATTCGTTGCGATTAAACGCGTCATTATTATCTCTATGCCTGCCTCGATGGGAGCAATCGTTGTAGATAGCTTTGATAAGGAGTAG
- a CDS encoding ATP-grasp domain-containing protein — MKKIAIIDGFSSGKYIANILYEEGCELFHVISSDNLDDYYLKAFDCSIYVDNITHTDLEITSNYIKNNEIECVLAGTETGVELADELNRLFNFPYSNGSNRSKARRNKFEMIESLRQSGIRATKQIKSNCWHEINEWLNTQNYPVVAKPLNSAGSDSVFICNTIEDAEVAFSKIYDKTNKLNLRNEAVLFQEFLVGYEYVVNFVSLKKKFIVTEIVKYHKRQLNSGNIVYDIDEILDVTSPEFTALVEYTEKVCLSLEIENGPSHAEVMLTPDGPCLVEIAARSDGILRPSVAKKTTGLGQLACTALSITQPHTFAMKLEEGFYHLKKHSFNVCLIAPCDGKLRRKPFDLLLESLTSFHSVEYYVADGDHVSQTTDVFSQPATIYLVHQCKAQLWEDHNKIRNFELVGGYLDV, encoded by the coding sequence GTGAAAAAAATTGCAATAATTGATGGTTTTTCATCAGGTAAATATATTGCCAATATTTTATATGAAGAAGGGTGTGAACTGTTTCATGTAATATCTAGTGATAATCTTGATGACTACTATCTTAAGGCGTTTGATTGTTCAATTTACGTTGATAACATTACCCATACTGACTTAGAAATTACATCAAACTACATCAAAAATAATGAAATTGAGTGTGTACTGGCTGGAACTGAGACAGGTGTGGAGTTGGCTGATGAATTAAATAGACTGTTTAACTTTCCCTACAGCAATGGCAGCAATAGATCTAAGGCTCGCAGGAATAAGTTCGAGATGATTGAGTCATTAAGACAATCAGGTATTCGAGCCACAAAACAAATAAAATCTAATTGTTGGCATGAAATAAATGAATGGCTAAATACTCAAAATTATCCTGTCGTTGCAAAGCCACTAAATAGCGCTGGCTCAGACAGTGTTTTTATTTGTAACACAATAGAGGATGCAGAGGTCGCATTCTCCAAAATTTACGATAAAACTAATAAGTTAAACCTGAGAAATGAGGCTGTTCTTTTTCAGGAATTTTTGGTTGGTTATGAGTATGTTGTAAACTTTGTCTCGTTGAAAAAAAAGTTCATAGTGACAGAAATTGTTAAGTATCATAAGCGCCAGCTAAATTCGGGAAATATAGTTTATGATATTGATGAAATATTAGATGTGACTAGTCCTGAATTTACTGCTCTGGTTGAGTACACCGAAAAAGTTTGTCTTAGTCTTGAAATAGAAAATGGCCCCTCACATGCTGAGGTAATGTTGACACCCGATGGGCCTTGTCTAGTAGAAATTGCTGCTAGGAGTGATGGAATCTTAAGGCCAAGTGTCGCAAAGAAAACAACAGGATTAGGCCAATTAGCTTGTACTGCTTTATCCATTACTCAACCGCATACATTTGCTATGAAGTTGGAAGAAGGATTTTATCATTTAAAGAAACATTCTTTCAATGTTTGCTTGATAGCCCCTTGTGATGGAAAGTTGCGCAGAAAACCATTTGATTTACTTCTAGAATCTCTAACATCTTTTCACAGTGTTGAGTATTACGTAGCTGATGGTGATCATGTAAGTCAGACAACCGATGTGTTTTCTCAGCCAGCGACCATATATTTGGTTCATCAATGTAAAGCTCAGCTCTGGGAGGACCACAACAAGATAAGAAACTTCGAGCTAGTTGGTGGCTACCTTGATGTATAG
- the tnpA gene encoding IS66 family insertion sequence element accessory protein TnpA, which yields MMPKPIGIRTDEDWDELIQTQRSSKLSVAAFCRQHAINQQAFLRHRDKWQIKCLQDAVEDFVQISPSDQPIKGATTAVREEKPTISLNVGQVNVCFCEKTSPQWVAQLIREVVV from the coding sequence ATGATGCCAAAACCCATAGGTATCCGAACCGACGAAGACTGGGACGAGCTGATTCAAACTCAACGCAGCAGCAAATTGTCCGTCGCGGCTTTTTGTCGACAACACGCTATCAACCAGCAAGCTTTTCTTCGTCATCGAGATAAGTGGCAAATTAAATGCCTACAAGACGCCGTGGAAGATTTCGTCCAAATTTCACCTTCAGACCAACCCATCAAAGGAGCAACGACAGCAGTCAGAGAAGAGAAACCAACAATTTCTTTGAATGTGGGTCAGGTCAATGTGTGTTTTTGTGAGAAAACATCACCACAGTGGGTCGCGCAGCTGATCAGAGAGGTGGTCGTTTGA
- the uraH gene encoding hydroxyisourate hydrolase produces the protein MTKLTTHVLDTMKGRPAAGIRIEIYRQEDQCWTKIDTVVTNQDGRTDEALLQGNEYKTGKYQLIFYVGEYFAQNEDPNFLDDIVIRFGLSDPTSHMHVPLLVSPYSFSSYRGS, from the coding sequence ATGACAAAGCTCACCACACATGTACTTGATACTATGAAAGGCCGCCCCGCAGCGGGGATTAGGATCGAGATATACCGTCAAGAGGACCAATGCTGGACAAAGATTGATACTGTGGTAACCAATCAAGATGGCCGAACGGACGAAGCCTTGCTGCAAGGAAATGAATACAAGACTGGGAAATATCAGCTAATTTTTTATGTTGGGGAATATTTTGCGCAAAACGAAGATCCGAACTTTCTTGACGATATCGTTATTCGATTTGGGCTAAGTGATCCAACATCACATATGCACGTTCCCCTGCTGGTCTCCCCTTATAGTTTTTCTTCTTATCGAGGGAGTTAA
- a CDS encoding aspartate kinase (catalyzes the formation of 4-phospho-L-aspartate from L-aspartate and ATP) → MPHTVEKVSGSSMSAFDDVLDNVILKPEPKDRYNRILVVPAYKGITDALLENKSTNEAGVYQYTLCEGSEWEGKLDSVIQRLLFVNDSLFADPMLRREADDFILERVSRTRQWIRHHLSMNDREQNLPTHRYMGHIRGRLASIGEAHSAFNTALKAECYGVKTKFIDLAGSPSDPHKSLDIQVRSNLGDLDLSNELPVVAAYTSCDSEDYYQNDRRYGDTTLSKIAAFTEAEQAIIHKSHFLSSGDPSLIGADQVNPLGQLSYEVANQLSELSEEVVHPVAIEELSQKNIDLRVKCTFEPDNPGAFISRRHCPKKSRVEVISGKEGVCVLTVTLTDNNLDKLNSHFLSLPDISLLHHDVIGKIAYYYFDCTMSHFGKILTKAKKLLPDGDLTVQRVALLSAIGTKIDFKEVLSVGCSALKQHGINPVNIHLSADGHSVIFIVASAQFRAALCALHSDFLESF, encoded by the coding sequence ATGCCTCATACTGTGGAAAAAGTGAGTGGTTCATCAATGTCTGCTTTTGATGATGTCTTGGACAACGTCATTCTTAAGCCTGAACCAAAAGATAGATACAACAGAATTCTAGTGGTGCCAGCATATAAGGGCATAACAGATGCTCTTCTGGAAAATAAGAGCACAAATGAAGCAGGGGTGTACCAATATACCTTATGTGAGGGAAGTGAATGGGAAGGCAAGCTTGATAGCGTTATTCAGAGACTGTTATTCGTGAATGACAGTCTATTTGCTGACCCTATGCTTCGCAGAGAAGCTGATGATTTCATATTAGAGCGTGTGTCTCGCACACGTCAGTGGATTCGACATCATCTATCAATGAATGACAGAGAACAGAACTTACCTACTCACCGGTATATGGGGCATATTCGAGGTCGACTAGCATCTATAGGCGAAGCTCACAGTGCTTTTAATACGGCATTGAAGGCAGAGTGTTACGGTGTTAAAACCAAGTTTATAGATTTGGCAGGTTCACCGAGTGATCCACACAAATCGCTGGATATCCAGGTTCGTAGTAACTTAGGGGATCTCGATTTGAGTAATGAGCTTCCGGTTGTTGCGGCGTATACCTCTTGTGATTCTGAAGACTATTATCAGAATGATCGACGCTATGGAGATACCACACTGAGTAAGATTGCAGCCTTTACTGAAGCCGAGCAGGCAATTATACATAAGTCCCATTTCCTTAGCTCAGGAGACCCATCATTAATTGGTGCTGACCAGGTAAACCCTCTCGGCCAATTGAGCTATGAAGTTGCGAACCAATTATCAGAATTGTCGGAAGAAGTCGTACACCCTGTAGCTATCGAGGAGTTATCTCAAAAGAATATCGACCTGCGGGTTAAATGTACCTTCGAACCTGATAATCCAGGGGCTTTTATTAGTCGTCGTCATTGCCCGAAAAAGTCGAGGGTTGAAGTGATTTCTGGTAAAGAGGGGGTGTGCGTTTTAACAGTGACTTTAACGGATAATAATTTGGATAAACTGAACTCACATTTTCTATCATTGCCGGATATCAGTTTACTGCATCATGATGTAATCGGGAAAATAGCTTATTACTACTTTGACTGTACAATGTCTCACTTTGGAAAAATACTAACAAAGGCAAAAAAACTTTTGCCAGATGGTGACTTAACCGTTCAGCGAGTCGCTTTACTTTCAGCGATTGGAACCAAGATAGATTTTAAAGAGGTGCTTTCAGTTGGATGCAGTGCTTTGAAACAACATGGAATAAATCCGGTTAACATCCATTTGTCTGCTGATGGTCATAGCGTGATATTCATTGTGGCCAGTGCTCAATTTAGGGCGGCATTGTGTGCATTACATAGTGATTTTTTAGAGAGCTTCTGA
- a CDS encoding phosphoribosyltransferase family protein: MLIKEIYKNARVVNSGTSLTTVNEFTDQLPALRPQALVEVAYEILKHVNFEYDKIVTEEDKGAPLATTISLLTGKPLAMARWYPYSLSELNGNVVDIKSEYFEGKMFLNGIEKGDRVLIIDDTISTGGAVISLINSIETAGGIIMKVICAVEKVQNEGIYKVKDKTGHNVESIIKIHVTEENVKVVS; encoded by the coding sequence ATGTTAATAAAAGAAATATATAAAAATGCCCGCGTAGTAAACTCAGGAACTTCCCTTACGACCGTTAATGAATTTACAGATCAGCTCCCAGCACTTAGGCCACAAGCCCTAGTAGAGGTTGCTTACGAAATTCTAAAGCATGTTAATTTTGAGTATGACAAAATTGTAACTGAAGAAGATAAAGGGGCACCCTTAGCGACTACAATATCATTATTGACAGGAAAACCATTAGCGATGGCTCGTTGGTACCCTTATAGCCTTAGTGAGTTGAATGGTAATGTTGTTGATATCAAGTCAGAGTACTTTGAGGGCAAAATGTTCCTTAATGGTATTGAGAAAGGTGATCGTGTACTCATAATTGATGATACCATCAGTACTGGCGGGGCTGTTATATCACTGATTAACTCTATAGAGACTGCAGGGGGTATAATAATGAAAGTCATTTGTGCTGTAGAAAAAGTACAAAATGAGGGGATTTATAAAGTAAAGGATAAAACAGGACACAATGTTGAAAGTATAATTAAGATCCATGTTACAGAAGAAAATGTGAAGGTAGTTAGTTGA
- a CDS encoding protein-glutamine glutaminase family protein, whose amino-acid sequence MPILKKSLITVLCFCSISVFADDNEFNTNIDNLFVSKKINIDEYNNLYRSYYGSATPKDSAENQQVSLDELNFDDVASFDTYEALVESFKYMRDYDSFEQKIPFIATGDSPFEGDWYQDSPDLDEHFPRRLSWLAMHTGCETRATLGGKVIEEKYGIKLKKLFVFGNLSADAGQFSPNPSEDIVRWGMHNAVLAKVGNDENIYVLDPAINPDAPTLLDDWYTAINFDQEDQRSFTGSVCNLETLSQSDDCESTDESAYGDALERLEGLEDGYSGYLNEEWRSVQVRQNDPYEVLGNNPPWDLNE is encoded by the coding sequence ATGCCAATTCTAAAGAAATCTCTTATAACAGTTTTATGTTTTTGTTCCATTTCAGTGTTTGCTGATGATAATGAATTTAATACGAATATTGATAATCTATTTGTTTCAAAAAAGATAAATATAGATGAGTATAATAATTTGTATCGTTCTTATTATGGTTCTGCGACACCCAAAGACTCAGCTGAAAATCAACAAGTAAGTTTAGATGAATTAAATTTTGATGATGTTGCAAGCTTTGATACTTATGAGGCTTTAGTAGAATCTTTCAAATATATGAGAGATTATGATAGCTTTGAGCAAAAAATACCATTTATTGCAACTGGTGATTCACCATTTGAAGGCGACTGGTACCAAGATTCTCCTGATTTGGATGAGCACTTTCCAAGAAGATTAAGTTGGCTTGCTATGCATACTGGTTGCGAAACAAGAGCAACATTAGGCGGAAAAGTTATTGAAGAAAAATATGGAATAAAACTTAAAAAACTGTTTGTTTTTGGTAATTTATCGGCTGATGCGGGTCAGTTCTCCCCTAACCCTAGCGAAGATATTGTAAGGTGGGGTATGCATAATGCTGTCTTGGCCAAAGTGGGCAATGATGAAAATATTTATGTTTTAGATCCAGCTATCAATCCAGATGCGCCTACATTACTCGATGATTGGTATACAGCAATTAACTTTGACCAAGAAGATCAAAGATCATTTACCGGAAGCGTGTGTAATTTGGAAACTTTGAGTCAGTCCGACGATTGTGAAAGTACGGATGAAAGTGCTTATGGTGATGCACTCGAACGTTTAGAGGGATTAGAAGATGGATATTCAGGCTACCTCAATGAAGAATGGCGCAGTGTTCAAGTGCGTCAGAATGATCCCTATGAAGTATTAGGAAACAACCCTCCATGGGACCTTAATGAGTAA
- a CDS encoding aldo/keto reductase: MKTRKLGKALEVSAIGLGCMGMSEFYGPRDDKESMQVLHKAVELGCTLLDTADTYGNHHNEELIGLFLKQTEAPIKIATKCGIVRRPGEYQRSIDNSPSYIRTSCEHSLRRLGIECIDLYYIHRLDPNACIETTMQTLSELVKEGKIANIGLSEVSAATLKKAHAVHPVSAVQTEYSLWTRDVEKDVLPTCKELGIGFVPYSPLGRGFLTGRFDKEVNFDKNDARQGLPRFSADNLEANRPLSSAVEQIARRQSCSPAQVALAWLLAQGDHIVPIPGTKKTHHLVDNFGAASINLPAEELVCLETILKEFEPVGERYTAEGMKGVNA, from the coding sequence ATGAAAACACGTAAGTTAGGCAAAGCGTTAGAAGTATCCGCCATAGGTTTAGGCTGCATGGGCATGAGTGAGTTTTACGGGCCTCGCGATGACAAAGAATCGATGCAAGTCCTACACAAAGCCGTGGAATTAGGCTGTACCTTACTTGATACCGCAGATACTTATGGTAACCATCATAACGAAGAACTGATTGGCCTGTTTCTCAAACAAACGGAAGCGCCAATTAAGATCGCGACCAAATGCGGAATTGTTAGACGCCCGGGCGAGTACCAAAGAAGCATAGATAATAGCCCAAGCTATATTCGAACCTCATGTGAGCACTCACTTCGGCGTCTTGGCATTGAATGTATCGACTTATATTACATTCACCGTCTTGATCCAAACGCCTGTATAGAAACAACCATGCAAACTCTCTCTGAACTTGTAAAAGAAGGTAAGATCGCAAACATAGGTTTATCGGAAGTCAGCGCTGCCACGTTAAAAAAAGCGCACGCAGTGCATCCTGTAAGCGCAGTGCAAACCGAATATTCTTTGTGGACTCGGGATGTCGAAAAAGACGTTCTGCCAACATGTAAAGAATTAGGTATTGGCTTTGTGCCTTATTCTCCACTCGGACGCGGCTTTTTAACTGGGCGCTTTGATAAAGAGGTCAACTTTGATAAAAACGATGCTCGCCAAGGTCTGCCCAGATTTTCTGCCGATAACCTAGAAGCAAACCGTCCTTTATCATCTGCTGTCGAGCAAATTGCGCGTCGTCAATCCTGCTCTCCTGCTCAAGTGGCATTGGCATGGCTTCTCGCGCAAGGCGACCATATTGTCCCCATTCCAGGCACCAAAAAAACGCATCACCTTGTCGATAACTTCGGCGCGGCATCAATAAACTTACCTGCTGAGGAATTGGTCTGTTTGGAAACCATACTTAAGGAATTTGAACCTGTTGGCGAGCGTTACACCGCTGAGGGAATGAAAGGGGTGAATGCGTAA
- a CDS encoding cysteine synthase family protein has translation MEIKDIGNTRLLELSRLNSNGNRVFAKCEFENPTGSHKDRTYLNIIESLEKQGQIKKGMTLIDCSTGNGGAALSWIASTKGYKVIVFMPEGMTKERHEQIRSFGGDIIETPKEKFLNGSVEAAISYAELNDNTYYLNQAGSLLNKEAWHTCGEEIVQSMKSLDLEPDYFVCSIGTGGTFSGITEVLKLHYPKIQTIGIEVDKSAPIYACRKGIEFTHKNHNLMGLGAGIISKNTEMDLIDELKLVDGRKSWSQMKEFIDQEQLGIGPTCGANLIVTKDICLNVEDKIIVTLFFDSSWKYKSLWHGNYPKYKI, from the coding sequence ATGGAAATTAAGGACATAGGTAACACAAGACTGCTAGAGCTATCTAGATTAAACTCGAATGGCAACAGGGTTTTTGCTAAGTGCGAGTTTGAAAACCCGACAGGAAGCCACAAAGATCGCACGTATCTTAACATCATTGAGTCGTTGGAAAAGCAGGGCCAAATTAAAAAAGGTATGACCCTAATTGATTGCTCTACGGGTAATGGTGGAGCAGCCCTATCTTGGATAGCATCAACAAAGGGCTATAAAGTCATAGTTTTCATGCCAGAAGGTATGACAAAAGAACGCCACGAACAAATAAGATCCTTCGGTGGTGATATAATAGAAACCCCAAAAGAAAAGTTTTTAAATGGTTCCGTTGAAGCAGCAATCAGCTATGCGGAACTTAATGATAACACATACTATCTCAACCAAGCGGGTTCTCTTCTAAACAAAGAAGCTTGGCATACCTGCGGTGAAGAAATTGTACAAAGTATGAAGTCTTTAGATCTAGAGCCAGACTACTTTGTATGCTCTATAGGAACGGGGGGGACTTTTTCTGGTATTACAGAAGTACTTAAATTGCACTACCCGAAGATACAGACTATCGGTATTGAAGTAGATAAATCTGCACCAATCTACGCATGTCGAAAAGGTATTGAGTTCACCCACAAAAATCATAATTTAATGGGGTTAGGTGCTGGCATCATTTCTAAAAATACTGAAATGGACCTTATCGATGAACTTAAGTTAGTTGATGGTAGGAAATCATGGTCACAGATGAAAGAGTTCATTGATCAAGAGCAATTAGGTATCGGCCCCACTTGTGGCGCTAACTTAATTGTCACAAAAGATATTTGCCTAAATGTTGAAGATAAAATTATTGTTACTCTATTTTTTGATAGTTCTTGGAAATACAAGAGCCTTTGGCATGGAAACTATCCAAAATATAAAATATAA
- a CDS encoding LysR family transcriptional regulator, whose amino-acid sequence MLKSGNQISDIGNQLHWDDARVFLAIARTGTLSGASKLLGTGIATTSRRLERLENALQVRLFTRSQLGYRLTDDGADLISQAEMLEQAGFAFSAAAKGKETRVSGHVRLATAQGLADELIIPALPDFIDAHPNLTLEIVTSVSVVNLHKRDADLAIRMVRPDNGNVSIRRIGHLGFGLYASERYLQSRPRCESSGLFDQDDFIGWSEDNQQLPAAQWLARTLRGKPCRLTTTNMSAQVSAVQAGLGMAIIPHFIGQQKGLVCVQKDVGCDQPIWSAVHSDLIHSTRIRAVTEFLTALIQTKNQELTGLS is encoded by the coding sequence ATGCTTAAAAGTGGCAATCAGATTTCCGATATCGGAAATCAGTTACATTGGGACGACGCAAGAGTGTTTTTGGCTATCGCCCGAACAGGTACATTGAGCGGAGCGTCAAAGCTGCTTGGCACTGGCATTGCCACCACATCCCGCCGATTGGAAAGGCTGGAAAATGCCTTGCAGGTGCGGCTATTTACTCGCTCACAACTTGGCTATCGTTTAACCGATGATGGCGCCGATCTGATCTCGCAGGCAGAAATGTTAGAGCAGGCGGGATTTGCCTTCAGTGCGGCAGCGAAAGGCAAAGAGACTAGGGTGAGCGGGCATGTTAGGCTGGCAACGGCGCAGGGCCTTGCCGACGAGCTTATTATTCCGGCATTGCCTGATTTTATTGACGCTCACCCTAATTTAACCCTTGAAATAGTTACCAGTGTCTCTGTGGTGAATTTGCACAAACGCGACGCCGATCTCGCGATACGAATGGTCCGGCCCGACAATGGCAATGTCAGTATTCGCCGAATCGGTCATCTTGGGTTTGGCCTGTATGCCTCAGAGCGCTATTTGCAGAGTAGGCCAAGGTGTGAAAGCTCTGGTCTATTTGATCAAGATGACTTTATTGGTTGGTCTGAAGACAATCAGCAGCTTCCGGCCGCGCAGTGGCTGGCTAGAACGTTGCGTGGCAAACCTTGCCGACTGACGACAACCAATATGTCTGCGCAAGTCAGCGCTGTTCAAGCTGGGCTAGGTATGGCGATTATTCCTCACTTTATTGGCCAACAAAAAGGCTTAGTCTGCGTACAAAAAGACGTTGGCTGCGACCAACCTATTTGGTCAGCAGTGCATTCCGACCTTATTCATTCCACAAGAATAAGAGCTGTGACTGAATTTTTAACCGCGCTTATTCAGACCAAGAACCAAGAATTAACTGGCCTTTCATAA
- a CDS encoding flavin reductase family protein: MNYDAHSIAMMEPRNRARFINSLSGFKSANLIGTRDSDGNENLAIVSSAFHLGATPPLMGLIIRPSSVERHTLENILATECYTINAVTHEFLAAAHQTSARYSKLESEFEKANLTPYYINDFNAPFVMESPLKLAMKLVDHQTLAVNGTEMVIGEIQDVLVSDNAVMPDGYVDIEALDLVTVSGLDSYHITQRIGRLSYAKPDQKLHPLTKEGDPSSWDAFGLSNFNQ, translated from the coding sequence ATGAACTACGATGCACATAGCATTGCCATGATGGAACCTAGGAATCGAGCTCGTTTTATCAATAGCTTATCTGGATTTAAAAGTGCGAATTTAATTGGTACACGCGATAGTGATGGCAATGAGAACCTCGCTATTGTCAGCTCTGCGTTTCACCTTGGCGCGACACCTCCTTTGATGGGGCTCATTATCAGGCCAAGTAGCGTTGAGCGTCATACATTAGAAAATATTTTGGCCACCGAGTGTTATACCATCAACGCGGTGACACACGAATTTCTTGCAGCGGCTCATCAAACATCAGCGCGATACAGTAAGCTTGAATCTGAATTTGAAAAAGCAAACCTCACTCCCTACTACATTAATGACTTTAATGCGCCATTTGTGATGGAAAGCCCGCTGAAATTAGCGATGAAGCTGGTTGACCATCAAACTCTGGCGGTTAATGGAACAGAGATGGTGATTGGTGAGATACAAGATGTTCTCGTGTCAGATAATGCGGTAATGCCAGATGGTTATGTTGATATAGAAGCGCTCGATCTGGTCACCGTATCAGGTTTGGATAGCTATCATATTACCCAGAGAATAGGGCGTTTGAGCTACGCCAAGCCAGATCAAAAGCTGCATCCATTGACCAAAGAAGGTGATCCTTCTTCTTGGGATGCATTTGGATTGAGTAACTTTAACCAATGA